Proteins encoded by one window of Manihot esculenta cultivar AM560-2 chromosome 10, M.esculenta_v8, whole genome shotgun sequence:
- the LOC110623905 gene encoding zinc finger CCCH domain-containing protein 48, translating to MVQLVHSVIVFCTSSMVAEISTIHTRHGGGSVRSNVVCHFWMLGKCNRNPCRFMHRELPHPNVYQRTSKQSNVLADIQSLKSSNQVITYRPSKRPNVRNSLASATEDGGSEYKYTRESFSSGTDIEADNVKKIRESSKCSNTSDLTAEGDASEDKNVKKSSRKACEDWMSNDCVKGDGCQFLHSWFVGDWFSLLTKLDGHTEAVSGVALPSGSDKLYSGSSDGTVRVWDCHTGQLTRVLSFGDEIGSLISEGPWIFVGLRNAVKAWNIVTAAEYNLNGPVGQVYAMAVAFDVLFAGTQDGVILAWKGNNENPNLFEPATSLKGHTGAVICLTVGKKRLYSGSTDNTIRVWDVDNLRCIHTRNGHADAVMSLVCWNEYLLSCSLDRTIKVWAATEDENIEVIYTHEEEYGAIAFCGIYDKEAKPVLLCSCNDNSVHLYGLPSFNERGRIFSKGEVRTMETGPNGIFFTGDGAGMLNVWKIAESHVIVPQVA from the exons ATGGTTCAGTTGGTTCATTCTGTTATCGTGTTTTGTACTTCTAGCATGGTAGCTGAGATTTCAACCATTCATACACGACATGGAGGAGGATCTGTTCGCAGCAACGTTGTTTGTCACTTCTGGATGCTGGGAAAGTGTAATAGAAATCCGTGTAGATTCATGCACAGAGAATTGCCACATCCTAATGTTTACCAGAGAACCTCTAAGCAATCCAATGTTTTAGCGGACATACAATCATTGAAGAGCTCCAATCAAGTTATAACGTACCGGCCTAGTAAACGCCCCAATGTTAGGAATTCTTTGGCTTCAGCTACTGAAGATGGTGGGTCTGAGTATAAATATACTCGAGAGAGCTTCAGTTCGGGCACCGATATTGAGGCGGATAATGTGAAGAAGATAAGAGAATCCAGCAAGTGCTCTAATACATCAGATCTGACTGCTGAAGGTGATGCTTCTGAAGATAAAAATGTTAAAAAGAGCTCAAGAAAGGCATGTGAAGACTGGATGTCAAACGATTGTGTTAAAGGTGATGGGTGCCAGTTCTTGCATTCATGGTTCGTTGGGGACTGGTTTTCACTGTTGACAAAGCTCGACGGGCACACAGAG GCTGTCTCCGGGGTAGCACTTCCTTCAGGATCTGACAAGCTTTACTCAGGCAGCAGTGATGGAACAGTACGTGTGTGGGATTGCCATACTGGTCAACTCACAAGGGTGTTAAGTTTTGGTGATGAAATCGGGTCTTTAATCAGTGAAGGCCCATGGATATTTGTAGGTTTGCGAAATGCTGTTAAG GCGTGGAACATTGTGACAGCTGCTGAATATAATCTTAATGGACCAGTTGGGCAAGTTTATGCTATGGCTGTTGCTTTTGATGTTCTTTTTGCTGGGACACAG GACGGTGTCATTTTGGCATGGAAGGGGAATAATGAGAACCCAAATCTTTTTGAACCGGCCACATCTTTGAAAGGCCATACTGGTGCTGTGATATGCTTAACTGTTGGCAAGAAGAGGCTCTACTCTGGTTCCACTGACAATACGATTAGG GTGTGGGACGTCGATAATTTACGGTGTATTCATACGCGCAATGGTCATGCTGATGCTGTCATGTCTCTTGTCTGCTGGAATGAATATTTACTATCTTGTTCTTTAGACCGGACAATAAAAGTCTGGGCTGCTACTGAAGATGAGAATATAGAGGTGATCTATACACATGAGGAGGAATAT GGTGCAATTGCTTTCTGCGGGATATATGACAAAGAAGCCAAACCAGTTTTGCTCTGCTCTTGCAATGACAATTCTGTACATCTATACGGCCTACCATC ATTCAACGAAAGGGGCAGGATATTTTCAAAAGGGGAAGTGAGAACAATGGAGACGGGTCCTAATGGTATTTTCTTCACGGGTGATggagcaggaatgcttaacgtTTGGAAGATAGCTGAATCACATGTAATAGTTCCACAAGTAGCATAG